The following is a genomic window from Thiohalomonas denitrificans.
GCATGGAGGATCGGAAGGCCCTGGAGTTGCTTCTGACGGAAAACCTGCCTGAGCTCTCCTGGTGCAAGCACATCTATGTGCTAAACAGCGATGGGAGCCAGATCACCGACAACATCACCCGCGAGGGCCACGACCCAGTCCATTTCGGGCGCGATCGTTCCGATCGGCCCTATATGCAAGGCATTGTCGGCACAACGGACTTCAAACTCTCCGACGCCTACATCAGCCGCAACAAGAAACGACCCTCACTAACGGCTATCCAGGTCATCCGCAACGCCGAAGGGGAGCGTATCGGTTTTCTCGGCGCCGACTATGACCTGCGCGAATTGCCCGATACCGAAGCACTCTACCAGGAACCGGACGACTGGCAGCAGATCAAGGGCGATCCCGCAATCCGCGGCGGAATGTTTTTACAGCAGAGGGTGGAGAGCAAGATGGACGCGCACCTGGACGAGGTGCTGCCACTGATGAAAGAGCTGGTGCTCGAACACGGCGTCTTTCACGGCAAGCTGCACTTCTCCAGCAGCCGTGCCACCATCTGGCTGACGGACGACCCCTACTCCTATCGCATTCTCAGCTTCGAGGCGATCACCGATCCCGATATCTGCCTGGCCTACCCGCGCCGGCCCTACACCCCGCGGGCCATCGTGCCCAAAAGGAACGTGATGCCCATCTTCGAAATGTTTCGCACCCTGCGTTTTGCCGATGAGACCGTCTATCTGCGTTCAGGATCGCTGAACGTGTGCAATGGCATGGTCGCGCTGAACTTCTCCTGTGACGGCACCCACTACATGCGTTTCGATGAGTTTCTGAGCAAGGGAATCGATTTCTGGTTTGGCGGAGTACTCGCCCCGGGTGCGAGTTGCCCTGAATAACCGGGCACCGCATTAAATGGCAACCACGGGGGACACGGGGACCACGAGGGTAAAACAGGTTGTCCGTTTTTTTCCCGTGCGCCCGGTGTGCCCCATGGTTCGAGCAATCTCCGTGTTGGCGGAAGACCGGCGGATTACATCGCCGACGTGTGGGAGTGGTAGGCCGGATTGCTGGCGCACCTGATCCGCCCTACGCGGCTGTCATTACGGACCTGCCCTGCTGCGCAAGCAAATCAACGACAAACGGCAACCACGGGGACCACGGGGACCACGGGGACCACGGGGACCACGGGGTAAAACAGGTTTTCCGATCTTTTTCTCCCCGTGCGCCCCGTGTTCCCCGTGGTTTGGAGCGCCCTACACGGACTCGTAACGGGTGATCAGGGTGAAACGATCGGCGGAACGGGGCAGCGGAATCCGCACTCGCCAGCCGCCGCCCGGGACCTCCTGCATGGGCTCGCCACCCAGGCTCTCCATGCCCTCCAGCAGAAAGTCACCGTTCCCTTCGGGGGTGATGAGCTCCAGACGGTCGCCCACCGCGAATTTGTTCTTCACATCCAGTTGGGCCATGCCGGTTTCGGCATCAAATTCGGTCACCTCGGCGACGAAGCGCTGGTGCACGGAGTCAGAACTGGCCTGCCGGTAGTTCTGATACTCGGCATCGGCATGGCGATTGTAGAACCCTTCCGTATAGCCGCGGTTGGCCAGGTTCTCCAACTCGCCGAGCAGACCGGTTTCAAAGCTTCGCCCGGCGACGGCATCATCGATAGCACGGCGGTAGACCTGCGTGGTACGGGCCACATAATAGTGCGACTTGGTACGCCCCTCGATCTTGAGGCTTTCGACGCCAATCTCGGTCAAACGCTGCACGTGCTGCACGGCCCGCAGGTCCCTGGAGTTGAGAATATAGGTGCCGTGCTCATCCTCCTCGATCGGCATCAGTTCGCCGGGGCGCTCCCCCTCCTCGATAAAATGGAGCGATTCGGCTTCGGGGGGACGGGGCGGAACCGGCTCACCGCTGACATTTTCGACGGCAGAGTGGACCGAATACTCCCACCGGCAGGCGTTGGTACAACTGCCCTGATTGGCATCCCGGTGGTTGAAATACCCCGACAGCAGACAGCGTCCCGAGTAGGCGATACATAATGCGCCATGAACGAACACCTCCAGCTCCATTTCGGGGCAGCGCTGGCGAATCTCGGCAATATCATCCAGGGATACCTCACGAGAGAGGATCACCCGTTCAATACCTACCGACTGCCAGAACCTCACTGCGGCCCAGTTCATGGTGTTGGCCTGCACCGACAGATGGATGGGCAAGTCGGGCCAGCGCTCACGTACCAGCATGATGAGGCCGGGATCGGCCATAATCAGTGCATCCGGCCCCATTTCCACCGCAGGTGCGATATCATCCAGAAACGTGCGCAGCTTGGCGTTATGGGGGAGTAGATTTACGGTTAGATAGAACAACCGACCGGCCGCATGGGTCTCGGTGATACCCTGAGCTACGTTATCCAGTACATTGAATTCGTTATTGCGAACCCTCAGGCTGTAGCGGGGAATACCCGCATAGACCGCATCCGCACCGTAGGCCAATGCGTAGCGCAGGTTTCTCAAGGTACCTGCCGGGGCGAGCAACTCTGGAGTTTTCATGGTCGAGGATTCAATCAACATTGCAGAGCCGGGATTCTATCATCCCGGCAGCAAGCGTATCGGTACTACAAACGGACTTTACCAAGAGGACTTCACCTTGCTTCGACACTCTCCCTTCCCATCCCGCCTGTTTGTCACCGCCCTCCTGGCGCTCGTGTTTGCGCTACCTGCCACCGCCGGGGAAACGCCGCAGGAGATGCTTCGCGCCGTGACCGAAGAGATGGTCACCCGGCTGCAGAACGAAAAGGACGCCCTTCAGGAACGGCCGGAGCGGCTCTTTACTCTGGTGGAGGATACTCTCGTACCTTACGTGGATCAGGAGGCCATGTCCCGGCTGGTACTCGGAGTGGCCTGGCGGCGCGCCACCCCCGAACAGCGGGAACGCTTTACAAAGGAATTCAAGACCCTGCTGGTGCGGTTCTATACCTCGGCGCTGCTCGACAACCCGGATCAGATTGATCGGCTGCTCGAAAAGGGACAGGACCTGATCACGTTCCGGCCTGGCGGTGAAGCGCGGGGCAACCGTATTCAAGTGCGAGCCGAAGCCCACCCCCCGGAAGGCCCGAGCGTTCCGGTCATCTTCAGCCTGTACCAGAAAGAGGGCCAGTGGCTGATCTATGACGTAAAGGTCGAGGGCGTGAGTATCGTAGTTAACTATCGAAACAGCTTCAGTTCACAGGTCAAACAGTTCGGCCTGTCGGAGGTGATCAACCGGTTGGCAAAGCGCAACCAGGAGTTGTGGGAGAAAACGGTTGAGAACGGCCAGAGTTGATTGACCTGCAGCAAATCAACCTACCCACGAACTGATGTCCGATCTTTTCCTGAACATTCTTGCCATTTATCTGGATGCCGCCCCCTGGCTGCTGCTGGGGCTCATTGCTGCCGGACTGATCAAGGCCTGGGTTTCGGAGGCCTGGATGATCCGCTGGCTGGGAGGGCGGGGGTTCGGCCCGGTAGCCCGCGCGGCGGTAATCGGAGCGCCCCTGCCACTGTGCTCCTGCGGTGTGTTGCCGGCTGCCCTGGGACTGCGGCGCAGCGGCGCCTCACGCGGATCGACCCTCTCCTTCCTGATCGCCACCCCGGAGACCGGCGTCGATTCGGTAGCGGTGACCTATGCCCTGATGGGCCCGTTCATGGCCATCGTCCGGCCGATTGCCGCCATCTTCAGCGCAGTATTCACCGGTATTCTGGGCGGCCTGGTGCCCGAAAAACCGCTGCCTCCCGCGGCCGCACCCGACTGCGACGACGGCGGCTGTTGCAGCAGCCTGCCGATCGGGAAAGCAAAACCGAAGCCCTCCCCGGAAGCCGCCTGGAAGTGCGGCCTGGAGGGGCTTCGCTATGCCATGACGGACATTCTCGACGACCTGGCTTTCTGGCTCGCCATCGGCATCATTGCCGCTGGTGCGTTGATCACGTGGTTACCGCCACAGTCCCTTGCGCAGTGGGGCAGTGGAGTGCCGGCAATGCTGGTGATGCTGGCGATTGGTGTGCCCATGTACATCTGCGCCACGGCCTCCACGCCCCTGGCCGCCTCACTACTGCTACTCGGGGTCTCGCCGGGAACCGTACTGGTCTTCCTGCTCGCCGGACCGGCCACCAATATCGCCACCCTCGGACTACTGCGACGGGAGCTGGGCGGACCGGTACTGGCGGTATACCTGTTCGGCATCAGTGCCGCCGCCATCGCCTGCGGACTGGCCACTGACGCCCTGGTCCAGTACACCGGCATTTCGGTAACGGCACAGGTCGCAGAAACCGGCGAACTTGTTCCCGAATGGCTCAGCATCCTCAGCGCAACGCTGATCGCCGTATTTGCCATCAGGCCGCTTCGGAACTCCCTCCTGGAACGAGTTCCAAAGGCTGGCTGAGTGCCAAACGAACCGATTACCGGGCATATGCATCGGCTCGTTTATAAACTCGACGCATCATCGGACACACAGCGGCGATAATGTAGACTATTCACTCGTGTTTATGAGCAGGGGAGTGGCTTTGGAACAGTTTCGCGGTACCACTATTCTTTCCGTGCGCCGAAATGGCAAGGTCGTGATCGGCGGCGACGGGCAGGTTTCAATGGGCAACACCGTAATGAAGGGCAACGCGCGCAAGGTGCGTCGGCTCTACCGCGACAAGGTGATCGCAGGCTTCGCCGGCGGCACCGCCGATGCCTTTACACTTTTCGAGCGCTTCGAGGGCAAGCTGGAGAAGCATCAGGGCAATCTCACCAAGGCCGCCGTCGAACTGGCCAAGGATTGGCGCACCGACCGGGCCCTGCGCCGCCTGGAGGCCCTGCTGGCGGTAGCGGATCACAACGCATCCCTGGTCATCTCGGGCAACGGCGATGTCATCGAACCCGAAGAGAGCCTGATCGCCATCGGCTCCGGCGGTCCCTTCGCCCAGTCGGCGGCCCGCGCCATGCTCGACACCACTGAACTCGAAGCCCGCGATATCGTGGAGAAAGGTCTCCATATCGCCGCTGACATCTGCATCTACACCAACCACAATCTGACTATCGAGACACTTGAAGAAACCACTTGAGGACACTGAGTAGCACAAGGGCAGGTTTTGACCTGAAAGAACCACTCGCATCGGTTCATCGTAAACACGCCAGGCTTACCTGCGAGTTCTGATGCATCGTTTCCCCTTCACGCTTTGTGGCTCAGCAATAATCTCTTCCTCTCTGTGCCCTCTGTGGTTTAAAGGACCGACATGAGCGAAATGACACCTCGAGAAATTGTCCAGGAACTGGACAAGCACATCATCGGCCAGTCTGCGGCAAAGCGGGCGGTCGCGGTGGCCCTGCGCAACCGTTGGCGCCGCTCCCGGGTCGATGAGGCGCTGCAGGGCGAGATCACGCCCAAAAACATCCTGATGATCGGACCTACCGGCGTCGGGAAGACCGAAATCGCCCGCCGGCTCGCCAAACTGGCCAACGCACCGTTTATCAAGGTGGAAGCGACCAAATTCACCGAAGTCGGGTATGTCGGGCGCGATGTGGAGTCGATCATCCGCGATCTGGTGGAGTTCGCCATCAAAATGACGCGAGAACAGGAGATGCAGAAGGTCCACCACCGTGCCTGGGAAGCGGCCGAGGAGCGGATCCTCGATGCCCTCCTGCCGCCGGCCCGCGGCTATGAGGATACCGGTCAGGCCGCCGACTCCGGCACGCGGCAGAAATTCCGCAAGAAGCTTCGCGAAGGCGATCTGGACGACAAGGAAATCGATATCGAAGTGCAGTCGACACCGGTCGGGGTGGAGATCATGGCCCCCCCCGGCATGGAGGAGATGAGCAGCCAACTCCAGAACCTGTTCCAGAACATGGGCGGACAGCGCACCAAATCCCGCCGCATGCGGATCAAGGATGCCTTCAAGCAGCTGACCAGCGAGGAGGCCGCCAAGCTGGTGAACGAAGAGGAGATCAAGTCCCGTGCACTCTACGCGGTAGAGCAGCACGGCATCGTCTTCCTCGACGAAATGGACAAGATCACAGGCCGTTCGGAGCAGAGCAAGGGGCCCGACGTCTCCCGCGAGGGCGTACAGCGCGACCTGCTGCCGCTGGTGGAGGGCTCGACCATCTCTACCAAACACGGAATGGTGCGCACCGACCACATTCTGTTCATCGCCTCCGGCGCCTTCCACCTGGCCAGGCCCTCGGATCTGATACCGGAACTCCAGGGCCGATTGCCAATCCGGGTTGAGCTCGACGCCCTCGGAACCGAAGAGTTCGTCCGCATTCTGACGGAGCCGGATGCCTCCCTGACCGAGCAATACCGGGCCTTGCTGGCCACTGAAGGCGTGAGCGTGGAGTTTGCCGAGGAGGGCATTCGGCGGCTGGCCGAGATCGCCTGGCAGGTCAACGAAGGCACCGAAAACATCGGCGCCCGCCGGCTGCACACGGTCATGGAGCGGCTGCTGGAGGATATCTCCTACCGCGCCGCGGACCAGTCGGGGCAGAAGGTGATGGTGGATGCCGCCTATGTGAACGAGCAGTTGGCAGACCTCGCCGGAGATGAAGACCTGAGCCGTTACATTTTGTGAGAGACACGAAACAGGAAGGCACGAGATACGGGGTCCTGATGTAGGGGCCCTTCCTCACATCTCGACCCTTGTATCTCGACTCCGACTCCCCCATCTTCACCTGTTGGAGAATCTCACGGATTAACTGAGGAATTGCTATGAGTACGCCCAGCCCCACCGACATCGTGCTACACAAGAACAACAGGACACTGGAAATCGCCTTCGCCGACGGCAAGCGGTTCGAGCTGCCAGTGGAGTACCTGCGGGTCTACTCCCCGTCGGCCGAGGTGCGTGGCCACGGCCCGGGCCAAGAGACCCTTCAGGTCGGCAAGGAAGACGTCAACATCGAGAGCATCGAGCAGGTGGGCACCTATGCCATTCAGCCGCACTTCGATGACGGCCATGACAGCGGCATCTACTCCTGGGACCTGCTCTACGACCTGGGGGTAAACTTCGAAAAAAACTGGCAGCAGTATCTGGATCGCCTCGAAAAGGCCGGCCATAAACGCCAGACAAAGACCTGAAACGGCGCAAATTCATACTGTAGGAGCGGCGGAAGCCGCGAAAAGAAACCGGGTCATTATCGCGGCTTCCGCCGCTCCTACACTGCTCCTGCCAGAGTTAATAAACAGATACCGGAATCAATGCCATGAGCGAGCAGGACACCACCCATTTCGGGTACCGGCAGGTACCGAAGGACGAGAAGGCCGGAAGGGTCGCCGACGTATTCCACTCGGTAGCGGCGAAATACGATCTGATGAACGACCTGATGTCAGGGGGTGTTCACCGTCTGTGGAAACGCTACACCATCGAGATGAGCGGCGTCAGGCGCGGCCAGCGCATACTGGACCTCGCCGGCGGCACCGGCGATCTGGCGGGCAAGTTCTCCGAACTGGTCGGTCCCGAAGGGGAGGTGGTCCTCGCCGACATCAATGCCTCGATGCTGTCCGTAGGTCGGCAACGACTGACCGACAGAGGCCTGGTCGGCAATATCGAGTTCGCGCAGGTAAATGCCGAAGAGCTGCCTTTCCCGGATAATCACTTCGACTGCATCACCATCGCTTTCGGACTGCGCAACGTGACCGACAAGGACAAGGCGCTGGCCTCCATGCTGCGTGTGCTGAAGCCGGGCGGGCGACTGCTGGTACTCGAGTTCTCGAAGCCCCGGGCGCCGGGGCTGGGACCGGTCTATGACGCCTACTCCTTCTCGGTGCTGCCAACCCTGGGCGCCATGATCACCGGCGACCGAGACAGTTACCGCTACCTCGCCGAATCGATCCGCATGCATCCGGACCAGGAGAGTCTAAAGGCGATGATGGAGGCGGCCGGCTTTGAGCGCGTGGATTACTACAATCTCACTGGGGGCATTGTCGCCCTGCATCGCGGGTTCAAATTCTGACGCGTAGGCTTTTGACCGGCTAAAGCTCGACCTACAGGACGGCAGTTGGGGGTCGGCCTTCAGGCCGTCTGTTTTTGATGGGCCAAACCCCGTCCTACAGGAGGCGAAATGAGTAGCGCATCAATGATCCCGGTGGCGGCCCTGGCCGGGCTGGAAAGGGCCGTCAACGCCGTTATCGCCCTGGATCCGGAAACCCGGCGGCGGTTGTCCCGGCTCGAGGGGCGAGTGATTGCCATCGAGTTGCAGGGTACCGGCCTTTCGCTGTTTGCAGCCCCGGGCAAGGGAGGCCTGCGCCTGATGGGTCATTATGATAGCACTCCGGATACCACACTACGTGGCACTCCCCTGGCCCTGATGCGCATGGGAGCGGGGGGCACTACCGAGGGGCTTTTCGCCGGCGATGTCCAGATCGATGGCGATGTGGAAGTCGGACAGCGATTCAAGCATATCCTCGACACCATGGAGATCGACTGGGAGGAGCACCTTTCCAGGCTGACCGGCGATATCGTGGCCCACCAGGTCGGCAACGTCTTCCGAAGCCTGGCCGCCTGGCGCCGGACGGCCTCTGATACCCTGGCCCGGGATACCGGCGAATACATCCAGGAGGAACTGCAAATGGTGCCGGGACGCCGCGAGGTGGATCATTTCATGGATCAGGTGGATACGATTCGCACCGATGTTGATCGGCTGGAGGCCCGCATTCGGCGTATTCAGGGCGAGTCACCCTAGTGTACTGTTGCACGAGGTGTCCCGGCTTCGGACTTTCTTTGCGTTAGAGCAGGCTTTACGGTACAAAGCCGAAGCGTTTCCGACCGAGCCCGACATGCCGACCACCAAGCCTGAACATTACGAGGGAAGCCCGTGATTCGGCCTTCACAGGCGTTCCGCCTGGTCTACATCAGCTGGATCATGGCCAAGCACGGACTGGACGAACTGCTCCTGTCCATCCCCATGTTCCGCCCCATTCGTTTCCTTCGCCACCTGATGTGGTGGCGACTGCTGCGTGAGCGCGATGTACCACGCGGTGCGCGCATTCGCCGCGCACTCGAGGATCTGGGACCTATTTTCGTCAAGTTCGGCCAGATCCTCTCCACACGCCGCGACCTGCTACCCGATGATATCGCCCGAGAGCTGGAGCGCCTTCAGGACCGGGTGCCACCGTTCCCCGGCGAGACCGCCCGAAGCATCATCGAGGCCGCCTACCGCAAGCCGATCGACCAGATCTTCGCCGAATTCGACGAGACCCCGATTGCCTCCGCCTCCATTGCGCAGGTTCACGCCGCCCGACTACTGGGTGGCCCGGAAGTAGTGGTGAAGGTGCTACGGCCCGATATCGCGCCGGTGATCCGCCGCGACTTGGGATTGATGTATATCCTGGCGGGCAATATCCAGCGCTACTGGAAGGAGGGTCGGCGCCTGCGGCCGGTCGACGTCGTGGCGGAGTTCGAAAAGAACATCTGGGATGAACTCGATCTGATGCGCGAGGCGGCGAACGCGTCACAATTGCGTCGCAATTTCGAGGGCTCGCCGGACCTCTATATCCCGGAGATCTACTGGGATTACAGTCGCCGCAATGTGATGGTGATGGAGCGAATCTACGGCATCCCCATCGGTCACATGGAGAAGCTTCGCGCGGCCCAAATCGACTTCAAGGCGTTGTCGGAACGGGGGGTGGAGATCTTCTTCACTCAGGTATTCCGCCACAATTTTTTCCACGCCGACATGCATCCCGGGAATATCTTCGTCACCCCCGACGGTCAGTATATTGCTGTCGATTTCGGCATCGTCGGCACGCTGTCGAACGAAGACAAGCGCTATCTGGCGGAGAATTTCATCGCCTTCTTCCGTCGCGATTACCATCGCGTGGCCCAGCTGCACGTGGAGTCCGGCTGGGTGCCGAAGGAGACCCGGGTGGATGAGTTCGAGGCGGCTATCCGCACCGTCTGCGAGCCCATTTTCGAGCGGCCCTTCTCGGAGATCTCCTTCGGACAGCTCCTGCTGAACCTGTTTCAGACGGCGCGCCGCTTCAATATGGAGGTCCAGCCCCAGCTGGTACTGCTGCAAAAGACGCTGCTGAATATTGAAGGACTGGGACGGCAGCTCTACCCCGACCTGGACCTCTGGCAGACGGCCAAGCCCTTCCTCGAGCGCTGGATGAGCGAGCAACTCGGTGTCCGGGCACTTGCCAACCGGCTGAAGGATGCGGCACCACAGTGGAGCGAGAAGATACCGGAGCTGCCCATGCTCTTTCACGATACGCTCCAGCGGGCACGAGACGGACGTCTGCAGGTTAACAGCAATCCCGAAGAGCTCCAGCGGATCCGCAGCGAAATCCGCCGCGCCAATCGGCGCACCGTGGCGGCCGTCGTGGGCGGGACGCTGGTGCTGGGCGCCGCCCTGATCAAGGGACTGGACGGGTATGCACCCACCATGCTTGCCGGGGTACCGCTTTCCAGCTGGGTCCTCGGGATTAGCGGCGCACTGGTGTGGCTCACGCTGTGGCTGGATAGCGACTGATTCGTACCGCGACGGACGTAGCGTTATAATGGGCCAGTCGACCCTTTCGGCCGTCCGGCTTCGCGGGGACCATGAAACGCCTCATCCTCGACCGCAGACTCTGGCCTTTCCCTATCGCTGTCTGGACAGCTGTGGTTGGCGCCTCGTTCGCCTGGAATGTGCTGGATCTCGATCGTCACACGGAAGCCCTGGCGACCACCCGCGCCCATTTAATGGTCGAAGTGCTCGAATCTGTCCGGCTCTGGAACGCCCGGCATGGCGGCGTCTATGCACCCATCACCGAAACCACGCTGCCGAATCCTCACCTGCAAGTCCCGGATCGGGATATCGAGCTCCCGTCAGGCAAGTCACTGACACTGATCAATCCCGCCTACATGACCCGTCAGATCGCCGAAATCCTGGCCGAAGCAGTTGACGGTGTAGACATGGACATAACCAGTCTTAAGCCGCTCAACCCCGACAATAAACCGGATGCCTGGGAAGCGGAAGCACTCAGGACCCTGGAACGTGGTCACGGTGTTACCGCCACATTCGCAGGATCCGGAGGGGGGGCCACGTTCCGCTACATGGCGCCGTTGGTTACCGAAAAACCGTGCCTCCAGTGCCATGAACATCAAGGTTACCGGGTGGGGGATATTCGCGGCGGCATCAGCGTGATGATGCCTGTCGGAACGCTACTCTCTTCGAGCCGGACGCAGCGTAACCGAATCGCGGGGACTCATGGGGCCGTGTGGTTGCTGCTTTCCCTGCTTACGGTGCTGGGATTATCGCGGCTGCGGACACAGATGCTCTCCTTGAAGAAGGCGAAGGAAAATCAGAAAGCCCTCGTGCAGGTCAGAACCCGCGAGCTAAGGGAAGAGATCGCCGAACACGAGCAAACCGAAAACCGACTGCGCCTCCTGCTGGAATCGTCCGGGGAGGGTATATACGGAGTGGATACGCGCGGCCGCTGCACATTCTGCAATCCGATCGCCCTGCAGCTTTTGGGTCTGGATCGAACCGAACAAATTATCGGTCGCGACGTTCACCAACGGGTGCATGGCATGTGGCACGACTCTGCGCCGGATTGCGGAGCAGATTGCCCGTTGAAGGCGGCCTATGAGCGTGGCAAAGCGGTCCACGTGGAGGATGGAACCTTTTGGACGGCGCATGGCAAGTCTTTGCCGGTCGAATACAGGGCACACCCGATTTATCGCGACGGCGAGGTGGTGGGGGCGGTTGTGACGTTTGCCGACATCTCTTCCCGCAAGGCCTCCGAACAACAGCTTCGCAAGCTCTCACAAGCCGTTGAGCACAGCCCGGAATCGGTCATCATTACCGACGCGGAAGGTCGCATCGAATATGTGAATGCCCACTTCCAGGCGTCGACCGGATATACCTCTGAAGAGGTCATTGGTAGAAACCCACGCCTGCTTCAGTCCGGAGAGACCCCTGCCGAGACCTACGAAGCGATGTGGAGCACCATTACCGACGGACAAGTCTGGCACGGCGAGTTCCGCAATCGACGCAAGAACGGCGAACTGTTTTGGGAAGAGACCTCGATTGCGCCGATCACCGATGAGA
Proteins encoded in this region:
- the ubiB gene encoding ubiquinone biosynthesis regulatory protein kinase UbiB encodes the protein MIRPSQAFRLVYISWIMAKHGLDELLLSIPMFRPIRFLRHLMWWRLLRERDVPRGARIRRALEDLGPIFVKFGQILSTRRDLLPDDIARELERLQDRVPPFPGETARSIIEAAYRKPIDQIFAEFDETPIASASIAQVHAARLLGGPEVVVKVLRPDIAPVIRRDLGLMYILAGNIQRYWKEGRRLRPVDVVAEFEKNIWDELDLMREAANASQLRRNFEGSPDLYIPEIYWDYSRRNVMVMERIYGIPIGHMEKLRAAQIDFKALSERGVEIFFTQVFRHNFFHADMHPGNIFVTPDGQYIAVDFGIVGTLSNEDKRYLAENFIAFFRRDYHRVAQLHVESGWVPKETRVDEFEAAIRTVCEPIFERPFSEISFGQLLLNLFQTARRFNMEVQPQLVLLQKTLLNIEGLGRQLYPDLDLWQTAKPFLERWMSEQLGVRALANRLKDAAPQWSEKIPELPMLFHDTLQRARDGRLQVNSNPEELQRIRSEIRRANRRTVAAVVGGTLVLGAALIKGLDGYAPTMLAGVPLSSWVLGISGALVWLTLWLDSD
- a CDS encoding diguanylate cyclase domain-containing protein — protein: MKRLILDRRLWPFPIAVWTAVVGASFAWNVLDLDRHTEALATTRAHLMVEVLESVRLWNARHGGVYAPITETTLPNPHLQVPDRDIELPSGKSLTLINPAYMTRQIAEILAEAVDGVDMDITSLKPLNPDNKPDAWEAEALRTLERGHGVTATFAGSGGGATFRYMAPLVTEKPCLQCHEHQGYRVGDIRGGISVMMPVGTLLSSSRTQRNRIAGTHGAVWLLLSLLTVLGLSRLRTQMLSLKKAKENQKALVQVRTRELREEIAEHEQTENRLRLLLESSGEGIYGVDTRGRCTFCNPIALQLLGLDRTEQIIGRDVHQRVHGMWHDSAPDCGADCPLKAAYERGKAVHVEDGTFWTAHGKSLPVEYRAHPIYRDGEVVGAVVTFADISSRKASEQQLRKLSQAVEHSPESVIITDAEGRIEYVNAHFQASTGYTSEEVIGRNPRLLQSGETPAETYEAMWSTITDGQVWHGEFRNRRKNGELFWEETSIAPITDETGHVTHFVGINEDITERKRLEKQIWRQANYDELTGLVNRHLLLDRLEHRLHQAKRDQERFALLFMDLDGFKEVNDTLGHDAGDELLRQVANRLLSCVRDGDTVARVGGDEFTVILPRLHGPEAGVRVAEKILAALAHPFTVRDKALSTSASIGIANYPDDGEDAATLMMNADRAMYAVKHRGRSGIIRFCDLKKN